The following proteins are encoded in a genomic region of Fusarium keratoplasticum isolate Fu6.1 chromosome 9, whole genome shotgun sequence:
- a CDS encoding AB hydrolase-1 domain-containing protein, protein MPRPSLLIVPGASGLPEFYDPFVEAVTARGYDIKALHIPSVGLVTGAREGPLPTMYDDAEFIAKHVRELADRGNDVILITHSYGGTPATESVKGLTKKKRQKQGLKGGIIGIAYMTSLVPNVGGSAGTVKAAFPSEEKVPMAIDENGWFYYPDIPRVAELSFSNMPKNKGEFWAAKLAKHSSISFANPLTYAGFKDVPVSYLLCENDRAIAPQVQKAGIDMIEKESGNKIDVTSIPGDHVAPLSSKTEVVEWIVGVAERMSSLS, encoded by the exons ATGCCTCGACCCTCATTGCTCATCGTTCCCGGGGCTTCCGGCCTCCCCGAATTTTATGACCCATTCGTCGAAGCCGTCACAGCAAGAGGCTACGATATTAAAGCGTTGCATATACCCAGTGTCGGCCTTGTGACTGGTGCTAGGGAGGGGCCGCTGCCAACCATGTACGACGACGCAGAATTCATTGCAAAGCACGTCCGCGAGCTTGCTGACCGCGGCAACGACGTGATTCTCATCACCCACTCCTACGGCGGTACGCCAGCTACGGAGAGTGTAAAGGGACTAACCAAGAAAAAGAGACAGAAGCAGGGTCTTAAGGGTGGAATCATTGGGATCGCCTACATGACATCTCTCGTGCCCAACGTCGGGGGGTCAGCTGGAACTGTTAAGGCAGCCTTTCCATCAGAGGAAAAGGTTCCCATGGCAATAGAT GAAAACGGCTGGTTCTACTACCCAGACATCCCAAGGGTCGCTGAGCTGTCGTTCTCGAATATGCCCAAGAATAAAGGCGAATTCTGGGCGGCAAAGCTAGCAAAGCATTCATCCATCAGCTTTGCCAATCCGCTGACATATGCTGGTTTCAAGGATGTTCCAGTGTCTTATCTTCTCTGCGAAAACGACAGGGCAATCGCGCCCCAGGTTCAGAAAGCTGGCATTGATATGATTGAGAAGGAGAGCGGTAACAAGATTGATGTTACAAGCATTCCTGGTGACCATGTTGCGCCTTTGAGCTCTAAGACCGAGGTTGTCGAATGGATTGTTGGTGTGGCTGAACGCATGAGTAGTCTGTCTTGA
- a CDS encoding MFS domain-containing protein, translating to MATEKSEPHQKALYDEKDATVQVSGTPSDQDSNSPAEDEPADKPIPWTYKWIALACVIAFPIGQNWTNASLGPLKNTLREELNITNAQFGVIASADSFVNSIFPILGGMILDWWGPNPVTICCTVIIFIGSVIAAAAIHVTAWRMLVAGHIVMGFGIAVLDQAQQKFIYHWFGAGGLAFAFGLENALSSTVGLVAGMVAIPIRDKTGWYGWTFWVPAFFCCASMIINIFYVIFERTWIPKSYRLTSARAKVVAKNHGLNVKKTWSWDSLFHLPWQYLMLPGTQILQSGGANGFGVSAADMIRMKGYKEETAGFMTTGQKVIRIVGAPIIGWLIDRYGHRFHLVALAPLVYILANSLIGFTNAHPLVALVFQSIAGLINGMPLNVSIPLLVADQDKLGTAFGVWRAFNNSGATIMEVVYGVVQDGTEKMGYGRVLIMSSCIKAVGFFIGLSYILVDYKKLGRGITMTRKERERREGDITDRDSDPLTKRRVYKPWTIYTLSALVAMIVTGWTLFIKYLS from the exons ATGGCGACAGAAAAGTCAGAGCCTCACCAAAAGGCTCTCTACGATGAGAAAGATGCCACGGTCCAAGTCTCAGGGACCCCGAGCGATCAGGACAGCAACTCACCAGCCGAGGACGAACCAGCGGACAAGCCAATCCCCTGGACGTACAAATGGATTGCCCTAGCTTGTGTCATCGCCTTTCCCATTGGTCAGAACTGGACGAACGCAAGTCTGGGTCCGTTGAAGAACACTCTTCGTGAGGAACTCAACATCACGAACGCCCAGTTCGGAGTCATTGCCAGTGCCGACTCATTTGTCAACTCCATCTTTCCCATCTTGGGAGGAATGATTCTGGACTGGTGGGGTCCTAATCCCGTCACGATCTGCTGCACTGTAATCATCTTTATCGGGTCCGTGATTGCTGCCGCTGCTATTCACGTCACTGCTTGGCGGATGCTGGTTGCTGGCCATATTGTCATGGGATTTGGCATTGCCGTTCTTGACCAAGCCCAACAGAAG TTCATTTACCATTGGTTCGGTGCCGGTGGTCTCGCCTTCGCTTTCGGTCTCGAAAACGCACTCTCAAGCACAGTCGGCCTCGTCGCAGGCATGGTCGCTATCCCGATCCGAGACAAGACTGGCTGGTATGGATGGACTTTCTGGGTGCctgccttcttctgctgcgcCAGTATGatcatcaacatcttctATGTCATCTTCGAGAGGACATGGATCCCCAAGTCGTATCGCCTCACTTCGGCAAGGGCTAAGGTGGTTGCTAAGAATCATGGACTTAATGTCAAGAAGACATGGTCTTGGGACTCGTTGTTTCATCTTCCTTGGCAGTACCTCATGCTCCCTGGTACTCAGATCCTGCAGAGCGGTGGAGCCAATGGCTTTGGTGTTTCGGCTGCCGACATGATTCGTATGAAGGGATACAAGGAAGAAACAGCCGGCTTCATGACCACGGGACAAAAGGTTATTCGGATCGTTGGTGCTCCCATTATCGGATGGCTCATCGATAGATATGGACACCGCTTTCACTTGGTTGCCCTGGCTCCTCTGGTCTACATCCTTGCCAACTCGTTGATCGGATTCACCAACGCTCACCCACTCGTGGCCCTGGTGTTCCAGTCTATTGCTGGGCTGATCAACGGAATGCCTCTCAATGTCAGCATCCCTCTGCTCGTGGCTGACCAGGACAAGCTTGGCACTGCTTTTGGAGTGTGGCGAGCCTTCAACAACTCAGGTGCCACTATT ATGGAAGTTGTCTACGGTGTCGTGCAAGACGGCACTGAGAAGATGGGCTACGGCAGAGTGTTGATCATGTCGTCTTGCATCAAGGCGGTGGGTTTCTTTATTGGCCTGTCCTACATCCTCGTCGACTACAAGAAACTCGGTAGGGGAATCACCATGACCAGAAAGGAGCGAGAGAGGCGTGAAGGAGACATCACCGATCGGGACAGTGATCCACTCACCAAGAGAAGAGTGTATAAGCCATGGACCATCTACACTCTGTCGGCATTAGTTGCTATGATTGTGACGGGTTGGACGCTGTTCATCAAGTATCTCAGCTAG
- a CDS encoding MFS domain-containing protein: MAPPTFAGLSGKKLSLAISTVATTGFLLFGFDQGVMSGIIDADPFHDYFPETKNETIQGLVTAIYEIGCLMGAMFILWIGDLLGRRRAMIMGGVIMIIGVIIQVSAVKGYAQLAQFIVGRVVTGVGNGINTSTIPTYQAECSKTSNRGLLICIEGGVIAFGTLIAYWVDYGASYGPQDLTWRFPIAFQVIFGFVLCISMIWLPESPRWLLTHERYEDAERVIAAIRGFEIDSDDTRQERDSVLDSIRASGFAGQKTTPIKALFTGGKTQHFRRMLLGSGSQFMQQVGGCNAVIYYFPILCTKIFGDKNLAMLLGGVNMIVYSIFATSSWFIIERVGRRKLLLYGTAGQMFSMILTFACLIPGGKHPEDAASSKGALVGLFTYIASFGATWLPLPWLYPAEVNPLKTRGKANAVSTCTNWLFNFLIVMVVPDMIKSLSWGTYLFFGVANACFFPILYFFYPETANRSLEEIDIIFAKGYVEKISYVKAAKELPFLTQAEVEQEAIRLGLVHSASRGAMPEKPDAEDVRNDSGFNSDNSDKS, translated from the exons ATGGCGCCTCCAACATTTGCCGGCCTTTCTGGCAAGAAGTTGTCGCTGGCCATCTCGACTGTGGCCACGACCGGTTTTCTGCTCTTCGGG TTTGATCAAGGTGTAATGTCGGGAATTATAGATGCCGACCCTTTTCACGATTATTTCCCTGAAACCAAGAATGAGACCATCCAGGGGTTGGTCACTGCCATCTACGAGATTGGCTGCTTGATGGGAGCCATGTTTATCCTCTGGATCGGTGATCTCCTCGGTCGACGACGCGCTATGATCATGGGCGGTGTCATCATGATCATTGGTGTCATCATTCAGGTTTCTGCCGTCAAGGGTTACGCCCAGCTTGCTCAGTTCATCGTCGGTCGTGTCGTCACTGGAGTCGGTAACGGTATCAACACTTCGACTATCCCTACCTACCAGGCCGAGTGCAGTAAGACCAGCAACCGTGGTCTGCTCATCTGCATTGAGGGTGGTGTCATTGCTTTCGGTACCCTCATCGCCTACTGGGTCGACTATGGTGCTTCTTACGGACCTCAGGACCTCACCTGGCGATTCCCCATTGCCTTCCAGGtcatctttggcttcgtTCTTTGCATTTCCATGATCTGGCTCCCTGAGAGTCCTCGATGGCTCCTCACCCACGAGAGGTATGAGGACGCTGAGCGTgtcatcgccgccatccGTGGCTTCGAGATCGACAGCGACGATACCCGCCAGGAGCGAGACTCTGTCCTCGACTCCATCCGCGCCTCTGGTTTCGCTGGTCAAAAGACCACTCCCATCAAGGCTCTCTTCACCGGTGGAAAGACTCAGCACTTCCGACGTATGCTTCTTGGCTCTGGTTCCCAGTTCATGCAGCAGGTTGGTGGCTGCAATGCCGTCATCTATTACTTCCCCATTCTCTGCACCAAGATCTTTGGAGACAAGAACCTTGCCATGCTTCTGGGTGGTGTCAACATGATCGTCTACAGCATCTTCGCTACCTCGTCTTGGTTCATCATTGAGCGCGTCGGTCGCCGGAAGCTTCTCCTCTACGGAACTGCTGGTCAGATGTTTTCCATGATCCTCACCTTCGCCTGCCTTATCCCTGGCGGCAAGCACCCCGAGGATGCTGCTTCGTCCAAGGGTGCTCTTGTTGGTCTCTTCACCTACATTGCCTCTTTCGGAGCTACCTGGCTACCTCTCCCCTGGCTCTACCCCGCTGAGGTCAACCCCCTCAAGACTCGAGGCAAGGCCAACGCTGTCTCCACTTGCACCAACTggctcttcaacttcctcatTGT CATGGTTGTTCCCGACATGATCAAGAGCCTCAGCTGGGGTACCTACCTCTTCTTCGGCGTCGCCAACGCCTGCTTCTTCCCCATCCTCTACTTCTTCTACCCCGAG ACTGCAAACCGCTCTCTCGAGGAAATCGACATTATCTTCGCCAAGGGTTACGTCGAGAAGATCTCCTACGTCAAGGCCGCTAAGGAGCTTCCTTTCCTCACTCAGGCCGAGGTCGAGCAGGAGGCTATCCGCCTCGGACTTGTCCATTCTGCAAGCCGTGGTGCTATGCCCGAGAAGCCTGATGCGGAGGATGTCCGCAACGACTCTGGCTTCAACTCCGACAACTCCGACAAGTCGTAA